From Saccharothrix espanaensis DSM 44229, the proteins below share one genomic window:
- a CDS encoding sterol desaturase family protein — MLKPVVRYGYVPFMLLGVNGAAIALVASGASKLWLVGLLLTAIGCSFAAERALPYEAAWNSPDGDGGRDIAHAGVNELLLLISVGVIPVLAATVTVADLWPHSWPFVPQVLTAVLVADLGITLVHYASHKIGPLWRFHAVHHSVKRFYGFNGLMKHPLHQTLEMAAGVAPLILVGLPVDVASALALAVAVQLLLQHSNADYRVGAAKYVLALNEGHRFHHLKWAGVGDVNFGLFTLVWDHLLGTFSHDPARRFTSEHLGMAAKPDYPTAYLAQLAEPFRASGACPAEPPDTRSPSGSGQ, encoded by the coding sequence ATGCTGAAACCTGTTGTCCGCTACGGCTACGTGCCGTTCATGCTGCTGGGGGTCAACGGCGCCGCCATCGCCCTGGTCGCCTCCGGTGCCTCGAAGCTGTGGCTGGTCGGCCTGCTGCTGACCGCCATCGGCTGCTCGTTCGCCGCCGAACGCGCCCTGCCGTACGAGGCGGCGTGGAACAGCCCGGACGGAGACGGCGGCCGTGACATCGCCCATGCCGGCGTCAACGAACTGCTCCTGCTCATCAGCGTGGGTGTCATCCCGGTGCTGGCCGCCACCGTCACCGTCGCCGATCTGTGGCCGCACTCCTGGCCGTTCGTCCCGCAGGTGCTGACGGCGGTCCTGGTCGCCGACCTGGGCATCACCCTGGTCCACTACGCCAGCCACAAGATCGGCCCGCTGTGGCGCTTCCACGCCGTCCACCACTCGGTCAAGCGCTTCTACGGCTTCAACGGCCTGATGAAGCACCCCCTGCACCAGACCCTGGAGATGGCCGCCGGCGTCGCCCCGCTGATCCTCGTCGGCCTGCCGGTCGACGTCGCCTCCGCGCTGGCCCTCGCCGTCGCCGTCCAGCTGCTGCTACAGCACTCCAACGCCGATTACCGCGTCGGCGCGGCGAAGTACGTGCTCGCGCTCAACGAGGGCCACCGCTTCCACCACCTGAAGTGGGCCGGCGTCGGCGACGTCAACTTCGGCCTGTTCACCCTGGTCTGGGACCACCTGCTCGGCACCTTCTCCCACGACCCGGCCCGGCGCTTCACCTCCGAGCACCTGGGCATGGCCGCCAAACCCGACTACCCCACCGCCTACCTGGCCCAGCTCGCCGAGCCCTTCCGCGCCTCCGGCGCCTGCCCGGCCGAACCCCCGGACACCCGCTCACCGTCCGGGAGCGGGCAGTGA
- a CDS encoding AraC family transcriptional regulator has product MPHGEQAQAARWTGTATAAPGLLAFTGAIGSAEPHAHAAVQVLLVLDGEVVLTDRHGHRLRTGAAIIPAGARHELRAAPGTHGLLAYLDPAHPAARAVAARIAAAGDPAGVSTWQIAARPLTTARPLTVATPTLPGVLSSIGQTADTSGLPLVLSRALEAVPQLIDGPLLLGELAARVGVSAGRLGHLFAEHLRLPFPAWRRWARLLHAIEAVRGGATLTEAAHGAGFADSSHLTRVCHEMFGLAPSRLVHLVRPTA; this is encoded by the coding sequence ATGCCGCATGGCGAGCAGGCGCAGGCGGCGCGGTGGACGGGGACGGCCACGGCAGCCCCCGGGCTGCTCGCCTTCACCGGCGCGATCGGGTCGGCCGAGCCGCACGCGCACGCCGCGGTGCAGGTCCTGCTGGTGCTCGACGGCGAGGTGGTGCTGACCGATCGGCACGGCCACCGGCTCCGGACCGGGGCCGCGATCATCCCGGCCGGTGCCCGGCACGAGCTGCGAGCCGCGCCCGGCACGCACGGCCTGCTGGCCTACCTCGATCCGGCCCACCCGGCCGCGCGCGCCGTCGCCGCCCGCATCGCCGCGGCCGGAGACCCGGCCGGCGTGAGCACCTGGCAGATCGCCGCCCGTCCGCTGACCACCGCCCGTCCGCTGACCGTCGCCACACCGACTCTGCCCGGAGTGCTGTCCTCGATCGGGCAGACCGCCGACACGAGCGGATTGCCCCTCGTGCTGTCCCGCGCGCTGGAGGCGGTCCCGCAGCTCATCGACGGACCGCTGCTGCTGGGCGAACTCGCCGCGCGGGTCGGGGTGTCGGCCGGCCGGCTGGGGCACCTGTTCGCCGAGCACCTGCGGCTGCCGTTCCCGGCCTGGCGGCGCTGGGCCCGCCTGCTGCACGCGATCGAGGCGGTGCGCGGCGGTGCCACGCTCACCGAGGCCGCGCACGGTGCCGGTTTCGCCGACAGCTCCCACCTGACCCGCGTCTGCCACGAGATGTTCGGCCTGGCCCCTTCCCGCCTGGTCCACCTGGTACGCCCCACCGCCTGA
- a CDS encoding ABC transporter ATP-binding protein, with protein sequence MLLHVLGHEHARPVRRTVALMTTTAVVEGLSYALLVPVLANLFGGTPADALPWLALFGGAVVIYAVLRYVSDLFGFRAGISLLRGMYHRLGDHLARLPLGWYSTGRVGEVSVLAGQGVLDTVGVIAHLLGPYLSALVTPVTIVGVMLAFDWRLGLAALVAVPLVAVIQLRAGRSTAAGDADRHDRDTEATGRVVEFLQAQPVLRAGGRSAQRFALLDDALRELQRASRRTVLSVLPGMIGLTLVVQAMFTVLLVLGAYLALGGGIGVAEVLTILVLAARSADPVLSLADIGGKLRAARSELARLDAVLRTEPLPEAPEPVQPAGHGLAVESVTFRHGDRTVFHDLSLSVPEGQRLAVVGPSGAGKTTLLQLLARFHDVDAGAVRVGGVDVRAIDSEGLMGQIAIVFQDVYLFDGTIEDNVRLGRPEATEAELRAVASAARLDEVIERLPGGWATHVGEGGTLLSGGERQRVSIARALLKDAPIVLLDEVTSALDPVNERAVHEGIERLMVGRTVVLVAHRMRTVQRADRIAFLDGGRIVEEGRHDELLRRGGRYADFWNASLTT encoded by the coding sequence ATGCTGCTGCACGTCCTGGGCCATGAGCACGCCCGGCCGGTGCGTCGCACCGTGGCCTTGATGACGACGACCGCCGTGGTCGAGGGTTTGTCCTACGCCCTGCTGGTCCCCGTGCTGGCAAACCTGTTCGGCGGCACCCCCGCGGACGCGCTGCCCTGGCTGGCCCTGTTCGGCGGCGCGGTCGTGATCTACGCGGTGTTGCGCTACGTCAGCGACCTGTTCGGCTTCCGCGCCGGGATCTCGCTGCTGCGCGGCATGTACCACCGACTCGGCGATCACCTGGCCCGGCTGCCCCTCGGCTGGTACAGCACCGGCCGGGTCGGGGAGGTGTCCGTGCTGGCCGGTCAGGGCGTGCTGGACACGGTGGGCGTGATCGCGCACCTGCTGGGGCCCTACCTCTCCGCCCTGGTCACCCCGGTGACGATCGTCGGCGTGATGCTCGCCTTCGACTGGCGGCTGGGACTGGCCGCGCTGGTCGCCGTGCCGCTCGTGGCGGTGATCCAGCTCCGGGCCGGCCGCTCGACGGCCGCCGGTGATGCCGACCGCCACGACCGGGACACCGAGGCGACCGGGCGGGTCGTCGAGTTCCTCCAGGCCCAGCCGGTCCTGCGCGCCGGCGGCCGCAGCGCCCAGCGCTTCGCGCTGCTCGACGACGCGCTGCGGGAACTCCAGCGCGCCTCCCGCCGTACCGTGTTGTCGGTGCTGCCCGGCATGATCGGCTTGACGCTCGTCGTGCAGGCGATGTTCACCGTGCTGCTGGTCCTGGGCGCCTACCTCGCGCTCGGCGGGGGCATCGGTGTCGCGGAGGTGCTGACGATCCTGGTGCTGGCCGCCCGCAGCGCCGATCCGGTCCTGTCGCTGGCCGACATCGGCGGCAAGCTCCGCGCCGCGCGGTCCGAACTGGCCAGGCTCGACGCGGTCCTGCGCACCGAGCCGCTGCCGGAAGCGCCGGAACCGGTCCAGCCCGCAGGGCACGGCTTGGCGGTGGAGTCCGTCACCTTCCGGCACGGCGACCGCACGGTGTTCCACGACCTGTCGTTGTCCGTGCCCGAAGGACAGCGGCTCGCCGTGGTCGGCCCCTCGGGCGCGGGCAAGACCACGCTGCTGCAGTTGCTCGCGCGCTTCCACGACGTGGACGCGGGCGCGGTGCGCGTAGGCGGCGTGGACGTGCGCGCCATCGACTCCGAGGGCTTGATGGGGCAGATCGCCATCGTCTTCCAGGACGTCTACCTCTTCGACGGCACGATCGAGGACAACGTCCGGCTGGGCCGCCCCGAGGCCACCGAGGCCGAGCTGCGCGCGGTGGCGAGCGCCGCGCGGCTGGACGAGGTGATCGAGCGGCTGCCCGGCGGGTGGGCGACCCACGTCGGCGAGGGCGGCACGCTGCTGTCGGGAGGTGAACGCCAGCGCGTCTCGATCGCGCGGGCGCTGCTGAAGGACGCGCCGATCGTGCTCCTGGACGAAGTGACCTCCGCACTGGACCCGGTGAACGAGAGAGCCGTCCACGAGGGCATCGAACGCCTGATGGTCGGCCGGACGGTCGTGCTGGTCGCCCATCGGATGCGGACGGTCCAACGCGCCGACCGCATCGCCTTCCTCGACGGCGGCCGGATCGTGGAGGAGGGACGGCACGACGAACTCCTCCGCCGCGGCGGCCGCTACGCCGACTTCTGGAATGCTTCCCTGACAACGTGA
- a CDS encoding ABC transporter ATP-binding protein translates to MTTTDVAPTREPSPPVPDTDDAAGQSTAGLLRPYRWSFAAVVISQVIGAVAGLVPLLAVVELGRGLLAPGPIDHGHVWFVTIAGAVGLLVRLLFTAASSAIGHLLDGRVQLALRRHLAARLGRVPIGWFSRRRTGELAKVVGEDVSAVHPFIAHAPGELVAAFVVPLFSLVYLFTIDWRLTLITLIPVVLALAHIPLMTTPTRLREEQRFDAAMGQIADSVVEFVQGISVVKAFGGSGRAHRGFRTATDAFVGIYSRFVRGLSVIAAGMQLVLSPPFVLLVILIGGTALITTGGLPPADLLPFLLLGLGLTAPVTALIAHSFDDLRTAKRAIGRIRDVLEVAPLPQPAHPITPQGHRVELRDVHFGYEAGHEVLRGIDLVLEPGTVTAVVGPSGSGKSTLVRLLPRFFDPTRGSVTLGGVDLRELAGHDLYRLVSFVFQDVRLLRASVADNIALAVPHADFGAVVRAARTANIHDRILHLPRGYDTVLGQEAGLSGGEAQRIALARALLAATPVLVLDEATAFADPQTEQAVRRALAALAGERTILVIAHRPETVADADTVVVLDNGSIVEQGRPADLLAANGKFAAFLKSEEYR, encoded by the coding sequence ATGACCACGACCGACGTCGCGCCGACGAGAGAACCGTCCCCACCCGTGCCGGACACCGATGACGCGGCGGGACAGTCCACGGCCGGGCTGCTGCGCCCGTACCGGTGGAGCTTCGCCGCCGTCGTCATCTCCCAGGTGATCGGTGCCGTCGCGGGCCTGGTGCCGCTGCTGGCGGTGGTCGAACTGGGGCGCGGCCTGCTGGCACCCGGCCCGATCGATCACGGCCACGTCTGGTTCGTCACGATCGCCGGTGCGGTCGGCCTGCTGGTCCGACTGCTGTTCACGGCCGCGTCGTCCGCGATCGGGCACCTCCTCGACGGCCGGGTGCAGCTGGCCCTGCGCCGGCACCTCGCCGCGCGGCTGGGGCGCGTGCCGATCGGCTGGTTCTCCCGGCGGCGGACCGGTGAGCTGGCCAAGGTGGTGGGCGAGGACGTCAGCGCCGTGCACCCGTTCATCGCCCACGCCCCCGGCGAGCTCGTCGCCGCGTTCGTGGTGCCCCTGTTCTCGCTGGTCTACCTGTTCACGATCGACTGGCGGCTGACGTTGATCACGCTGATCCCGGTGGTGCTGGCCCTGGCGCACATCCCGCTGATGACGACCCCGACCCGGCTGCGCGAGGAGCAGCGGTTCGACGCGGCCATGGGGCAGATCGCCGATTCCGTGGTCGAGTTCGTGCAGGGCATCTCGGTGGTCAAGGCGTTCGGTGGTTCCGGGCGCGCCCACCGCGGGTTCCGCACGGCCACCGACGCTTTCGTGGGCATCTACTCCCGTTTCGTGCGCGGCCTCTCGGTGATCGCCGCCGGGATGCAGCTCGTGCTGTCACCGCCGTTCGTGCTGCTGGTCATCCTGATCGGCGGCACCGCCCTGATCACGACCGGCGGCCTGCCCCCGGCCGACCTGCTGCCCTTCCTGCTGCTGGGACTGGGCCTGACCGCTCCGGTGACGGCCCTGATCGCCCACAGCTTCGACGACCTGCGGACCGCCAAGCGCGCGATCGGCCGGATCCGGGACGTGCTGGAGGTGGCACCGCTGCCGCAGCCCGCGCACCCGATCACGCCGCAGGGCCACCGGGTGGAACTGCGTGACGTCCACTTCGGCTACGAAGCCGGTCACGAGGTGCTGCGCGGGATCGACCTGGTGCTCGAACCGGGCACGGTCACCGCGGTCGTCGGGCCCTCGGGCAGCGGCAAGTCCACATTGGTCCGGTTGTTGCCACGCTTCTTCGACCCGACCCGGGGTTCGGTCACCCTCGGCGGCGTCGATCTGCGCGAGCTGGCCGGCCACGACCTCTACCGGCTGGTCTCCTTCGTCTTCCAGGACGTTCGACTGCTCCGCGCCTCGGTCGCGGACAACATCGCGCTTGCCGTGCCACACGCGGATTTCGGCGCCGTGGTCCGCGCGGCCCGGACGGCGAACATCCATGATCGAATCCTTCACCTGCCACGCGGTTACGACACGGTGCTCGGGCAGGAAGCCGGGCTGTCGGGTGGCGAGGCGCAGCGGATCGCGCTCGCCCGCGCCCTGCTCGCCGCCACACCCGTCCTGGTGCTGGACGAGGCGACCGCGTTCGCCGACCCGCAGACCGAGCAGGCGGTCCGGCGGGCGCTGGCGGCGCTGGCGGGCGAGCGCACCATCCTGGTCATCGCCCACCGCCCGGAGACGGTCGCCGACGCCGACACGGTCGTGGTGCTGGACAACGGGTCGATCGTCGAGCAGGGCAGGCCCGCCGACCTCTTGGCCGCGAACGGGAAGTTCGCCGCCTTCCTGAAATCCGAGGAGTACCGGTGA
- a CDS encoding serine hydrolase domain-containing protein has product MRKPLDPGKLTEALDDVHRAGMPGLFAEVREGDQVWRGAAGVADLGTGRPVTADLRHRVGSITKTFTAAAVLHQVESGRIGLDAPIGRYLPELVPGPRGDAVTVRMLINHTSGFAEYLPYAYPSLKPFPALADTTPHSLDDHRHTRFDPVELIGLGVAAPAFGPPGGTPGLYSNTNYLLLGRLLEQVTGTAAEECITHNVIERAGLRDTGFPDGPRFSGPQSQSYESWFGMIDPPRDFSEFDMSYVGVAASLISTVSDLNRFYRLLFAGQIVSPSSLAEMRRTVRVVSQESKIIDYGLGLYPVEVPGGTAWGHGGTAWGAGALSLTTADGERQLSVAVNMQRWNRLDPTGRPQPHPIDGALAALYATAMSG; this is encoded by the coding sequence GTGAGGAAACCGCTGGACCCCGGGAAGCTGACCGAGGCCCTCGACGACGTCCACCGCGCCGGGATGCCGGGCCTGTTCGCCGAGGTGCGCGAAGGCGACCAGGTCTGGCGCGGCGCCGCCGGCGTCGCCGACCTCGGCACCGGCCGCCCGGTCACCGCCGACCTGCGGCACCGCGTCGGCAGCATCACCAAGACCTTCACCGCCGCCGCTGTGCTACACCAGGTGGAAAGCGGTCGGATCGGGCTCGACGCGCCGATCGGCCGCTACCTCCCGGAGCTGGTTCCCGGGCCGCGCGGTGACGCGGTCACGGTCCGGATGCTGATCAACCACACCAGCGGCTTCGCCGAGTACCTGCCCTACGCCTACCCCTCGCTCAAGCCGTTCCCGGCCCTGGCCGACACCACGCCGCACAGCCTGGACGACCACCGGCACACCCGGTTCGACCCCGTCGAGCTGATCGGGCTGGGAGTCGCCGCACCCGCCTTCGGCCCACCGGGTGGCACCCCGGGGCTGTACTCCAACACCAACTACCTGCTCTTGGGCCGGCTTCTGGAGCAGGTAACCGGTACCGCGGCGGAGGAGTGCATCACCCACAACGTCATCGAGCGCGCGGGGCTGCGGGACACCGGGTTCCCCGATGGACCGCGGTTCAGCGGGCCGCAGTCGCAGAGCTACGAGTCCTGGTTCGGCATGATCGATCCGCCGCGCGACTTCAGCGAGTTCGACATGTCCTACGTGGGAGTGGCGGCTTCACTGATCTCGACCGTCTCGGACCTCAACCGGTTCTACCGCCTGCTGTTCGCCGGGCAGATCGTCAGCCCGTCGTCGCTGGCGGAGATGCGGCGCACGGTCCGCGTCGTCTCCCAGGAGAGCAAGATCATCGACTACGGGCTGGGCCTGTACCCGGTGGAGGTCCCCGGCGGCACCGCCTGGGGACACGGCGGCACCGCCTGGGGTGCCGGAGCGCTGTCCCTGACCACCGCCGACGGCGAACGGCAGCTGTCGGTCGCGGTGAACATGCAGAGGTGGAACAGGCTCGACCCCACGGGCAGGCCCCAGCCCCACCCCATCGACGGAGCCCTCGCGGCCCTGTACGCCACGGCGATGTCCGGATGA
- a CDS encoding TetR/AcrR family transcriptional regulator has protein sequence MTGRRRWSTEEILDAAADLLSTGDAESFSVRKLAAVLGTDSSSLYRHFRSKTELLRAVADRVLLAAIDGYRPEGDWKQRVITLALRVREAFGRHPQLATIWGRYASGGTGSRMALEEVLQALRASGLPDEEIPAHYHRIAVLIAALISADAGIRTLTPEEYDQGMELFRVSVLGADPERFPALAHFGRDIRPLGVDRRAVFEDVLTVHLAHIEAAIRPR, from the coding sequence ATGACGGGCCGAAGGCGCTGGTCGACCGAGGAGATCCTGGACGCGGCGGCGGATCTGCTGAGCACCGGCGACGCCGAGTCGTTCAGCGTGCGCAAGCTGGCCGCGGTGCTCGGCACCGACTCCTCCAGCCTCTACCGGCACTTCCGCAGCAAGACCGAACTGCTGCGCGCGGTCGCCGACCGGGTCCTGCTGGCCGCCATCGACGGCTACCGCCCCGAAGGCGACTGGAAGCAGCGCGTCATCACCCTGGCCCTGCGCGTGCGGGAGGCCTTCGGCCGGCACCCGCAGCTCGCGACGATCTGGGGGCGCTACGCCTCCGGCGGCACCGGTTCCCGCATGGCGCTGGAAGAGGTGTTGCAGGCGCTGCGCGCGTCAGGACTGCCCGACGAGGAGATCCCGGCGCACTACCACCGGATCGCGGTCCTCATCGCCGCCCTGATCTCCGCCGACGCCGGCATCAGGACCCTCACCCCCGAGGAGTACGACCAGGGCATGGAGCTGTTCCGCGTCTCGGTGCTCGGCGCCGACCCCGAGCGCTTCCCCGCGCTGGCCCACTTCGGCCGCGACATCCGCCCCCTCGGGGTCGACCGCCGCGCCGTGTTCGAAGACGTCCTCACCGTCCACCTCGCCCACATCGAGGCCGCGATCCGCCCGCGCTAG
- a CDS encoding KamA family radical SAM protein, whose translation MLLDGLGVAVAESGRFTAYGLSRLRQTELFARLPAERRFDIEVVSQVLPFRVNDFVLRELIDWDAPLEDPVFRLTFPHRDMLAPRAFEAMAALLRAGAPRAETERLARSLRAGLNPHPAGQQTLNVPELDGNPLPGVQHKYANTVLFFPSAGQTCHSYCTFCFRWPQFVGAEDRFSAKDSAGLAAYLRVHPEVSDLLVTGGDPMVMRTHRLAGYLEPLLADPGLAHVRTVRIGTKSLTFWPHRYVLDEDADDLLALFRRIVDSGRHVALMAHVNHWREMESPLFAEAVARIRATGAVIRTQAPLLAHINDDAEVWATLWERQVNLGMVPYYMFVERDTGADQYFQVPLERAARIYADAVRRVGGLARTARGPSMSCGPGKVEVQGVAEVRGERVFVLRFLQGRRADWANRPFFAAYDPSATWFDQLRPAFGEPRFFFSDEYDAITGRTPLPPEAGV comes from the coding sequence ATGCTTCTGGACGGCTTGGGCGTGGCGGTCGCCGAGAGCGGCCGGTTCACCGCCTACGGGCTGAGCCGCTTGCGGCAGACGGAGCTGTTCGCCCGGCTGCCGGCGGAGCGGCGCTTCGACATCGAGGTGGTGTCCCAGGTCTTGCCGTTCCGCGTCAACGACTTCGTGCTGCGCGAGCTGATCGACTGGGACGCCCCGCTGGAGGATCCCGTCTTCCGGCTCACCTTCCCGCACCGGGACATGCTGGCGCCCCGGGCGTTCGAGGCGATGGCCGCGCTCCTGCGGGCGGGTGCCCCGCGCGCCGAGACCGAGCGCCTCGCGCGCTCGCTGCGGGCCGGGCTGAACCCGCACCCCGCGGGGCAGCAGACGCTCAACGTCCCGGAGCTGGACGGGAACCCGCTGCCCGGGGTGCAGCACAAGTACGCCAACACCGTGCTGTTCTTCCCGTCGGCGGGCCAGACGTGCCACTCCTACTGCACGTTCTGCTTCCGGTGGCCGCAGTTCGTCGGTGCCGAGGACCGCTTCTCCGCGAAGGACAGCGCCGGGCTCGCGGCCTACCTGCGGGTGCACCCGGAGGTCTCGGACCTGCTCGTCACGGGCGGTGACCCGATGGTCATGCGCACCCACCGGCTGGCCGGGTACCTGGAGCCGCTGCTGGCCGACCCGGGGCTGGCGCACGTGCGCACCGTGCGGATCGGCACCAAGTCGCTGACCTTCTGGCCGCACCGCTACGTGCTGGACGAGGACGCGGACGACCTGCTCGCGCTGTTCCGGCGGATCGTGGACAGCGGGCGGCACGTGGCGCTGATGGCGCACGTCAACCACTGGCGCGAGATGGAGTCGCCGCTGTTCGCCGAAGCGGTCGCGCGGATCCGCGCGACGGGTGCGGTGATCCGCACCCAGGCCCCGCTGCTGGCCCACATCAACGACGACGCCGAGGTCTGGGCGACGCTGTGGGAGCGGCAGGTCAACCTGGGGATGGTCCCGTACTACATGTTCGTCGAGCGCGACACCGGGGCCGACCAGTACTTCCAGGTGCCGCTGGAGCGGGCCGCGCGGATCTACGCGGACGCGGTCCGCCGGGTCGGCGGGCTGGCGCGGACGGCGCGGGGCCCGAGCATGAGCTGCGGGCCGGGCAAGGTCGAGGTGCAGGGCGTCGCGGAGGTCCGCGGCGAGCGCGTCTTCGTCCTCCGGTTCCTGCAGGGACGGCGGGCCGACTGGGCGAACCGGCCGTTCTTCGCCGCCTACGACCCGTCGGCCACCTGGTTCGACCAGCTGCGGCCGGCGTTCGGCGAGCCGCGCTTCTTCTTCTCCGACGAGTACGACGCGATCACCGGGCGGACACCGCTGCCGCCGGAAGCCGGGGTGTGA